In Geopsychrobacter electrodiphilus DSM 16401, a single window of DNA contains:
- a CDS encoding NUDIX domain-containing protein, whose translation MDFTKQTIKTSVVACIIDDRQRVLLTRRCIEPFCSQWVMPGGKIDHGEAILAALHREVREEVGLEIRAEGLIDVYEHLGVGSRQDHYVILYYRCTPLSFALKPNGDECTEALWASSQRLPEMALPPGCRYILAQVYPELGWGQIPKPEDVYDEIPDHYSGGRND comes from the coding sequence ATGGATTTCACCAAACAGACCATCAAAACCTCGGTCGTCGCTTGCATCATTGACGACCGACAGCGCGTGCTGTTGACCCGACGCTGCATCGAGCCCTTTTGCAGTCAATGGGTCATGCCCGGTGGCAAGATCGACCACGGGGAGGCAATCCTCGCCGCCTTGCACCGCGAAGTCCGCGAGGAGGTCGGTCTGGAGATCCGGGCCGAAGGATTGATCGACGTCTACGAACACCTTGGTGTCGGCTCACGTCAGGATCATTACGTGATCCTCTACTATCGCTGTACGCCGCTGAGCTTTGCGCTGAAACCCAATGGCGATGAGTGCACCGAAGCCCTCTGGGCATCCAGTCAACGGCTGCCCGAGATGGCACTCCCCCCTGGTTGTCGCTATATCCTCGCTCAGGTCTACCCGGAATTAGGTTGGGGACAAATCCCCAAACCCGAGGACGTATACGACGAAATTCCTGATCACTACAGTGGGGGTCGCAATGATTAA